DNA from Lactobacillus johnsonii:
CAATAAAAGGTTTAGCTAAACAATATAATATTCATTGGACTCTTATTCGTAGGTGGGTTGATAAGGCTAAGTGTCAAGGTTTAGCTGCCTTATCTGTTAAACATACTAAAACTACTTATTCTTCTGACTTTAGGCTAAATGTGGTACGCTACTACTTAACACATTCTATTGGAGTTTCAAAGGTAGCGGCTAAGTTTAATATTAGTGATTCTCAAGTATACAATTGGGCTAAAAAGTTCAATGAAGAAGGATACGCTAACAGAAAGGTCGGCCTAGGAAAGTGCCTAAAAAGAGTAAGAAGACAACTAAAAAGTTAGAACTTAGTGAAAAGCAAAAGTATGAAGAAAAAATTCTTAAGCAGGAAGCTGAATTAGAAAGACTTAGAGTGGAAAATCTTGTCTTAAAAAAAGTGGCTGCCCGATATCCACGTTATCCAACAAACAAAAAACACAATTAATACAGGATATTCGGGCAAAACACCATCAAATTAAACTTAAGGTCTTATTTAAGGTGCTTAAATTAAATAGAAAGACTTACTATGACAATGTAAAAAATAGAATTAATCAAGCTGATAAGTATGCTTTAGTAAAAGAGAAGATTCAAGAAATCTATTATGGCTATGAAGGACAAGAAACATATGGTTATCGTCCTATGTGGGGAGCGTTAAGAGATGAAGGATTTAAATTTTCTCTAGAAACAGTACGTAAGTTAATGAGAAGTTTAGGAATAAAAACAACAATTTATCATAAAAATACTGGTAAATATAGTTCGTATAAGGGTAATGTAGGAAAGAAAGCACCAAATATCCTAAATCAAACTTTTGATGAAACTATCCCCTATAAAGTTCTTCATACCGATGTAACCGAATATAAACTAACTAACGGCAAGAAAGTTTATATTTCTCCTGTAGTAGATAAAGCTTCTTTGGAGATTCTAGCTTGTGCAGTAAGTTACTCTCCTGAAATGAAAACTATTTATAATATGCTAGATGAACTAGCAGATAATCTTCCACCAGGAGCTGCTCCTATCCTTCATTCAGATCAAGGCTTTCAATATCAGAATCCAGGCTATCAGGCTCGACTAAAGAAAATGAATATAATCCAAAGCATGTCCCTAAAAGGAAATTGTCATGATAATGCACCAGGAGAAACGATATTTAATCTAATGAAGAGAGAAAAACTGAATCGACTTAAGATTGGAAGTTTAGAAGAGATGAAGGAAATTCTGAAAGATTATATTTATTGGTTTAACAATGTTAGAAGATCAAACAAATTAAAATACACGACTCCTGTAAAATACAGAAATCGTGTATTATCAAATCTTTAAAATTTTATAAATGTCTAACTTTTCTATGGCACTTCATTAGGTCACACTTTTTCTTTATCTTTTTTTAATAGGTTAAAATAGGTATAATTAAAGGGTTAAAGAAAGGAAGCAACTATGGTTTCAGTAGCTTTTAAACAAAATTTAAAGAAAAAATACGGAATAAAATTTAATAACGAAAAATTGCTTGAAGATGCATTTACGCATTCTTCTTATGCTAATGAGCATCCCGGGAGAACGGACTATGAAAAATTAGAGTTTCTTGGTGATGCTGTTCTTGAATTGGCGGTATCCGATTATTTGTATCGTCATTTTCCTAGATTAAATGAAGGGAAATTAACAAGAATGCGATCTAACATTGTTAGAACAGAAGGATTTTCTGAATTTGCAATTGAATGTGGATTCCCAGAAGAAATTAATTTGGGTAAAGGAGAAGAAAAAGCTGGCGCTAGAAAACGTAAGACACTTCTTGAAGATGTGTTTGAAGCTTTTAATGGTGCACTTTTCTTAGATCAAGGAATGCTAGCTGTACAGCACTTCTTACATTTAACAGTGTATCCATTAATTGCTGAAGGAGATTTTAATGCCTCACGTGATTATAAAACTGAACTTCAGGAGCGTTTGCAGGTAAATGGACCAGTTAAGATTGAATACCAAGTAATAGATGAAGATGAATCAAAGCCATCTTTTAAAGTACAGCTACTTGTAAATGGTGAAAAAGTTTCAGAGGGACAAGGACGTAATAAAAAAGCTGCTGAGCAGCAAGCAGCTCAAGCTGCATTAGATAAAAATAAATAAGAAAAGGTGAGTCTGTGCCACTACAACAATTAGTTTTAAATGGTTTTAAGTCTTTTGCTGATAAGACGACAATTAGATTTAATAATGGTATTACCGGCATCGTTGGTCCAAATGGTAGTGGAAAAAGTAACATTACTGAAGCAATTCGGTGGGTAATGGGTGAAGGATCTGCCAAGTCTTTACGTGGTGAAAATATGAAAGATGTTATTTTCGCTGGTAGTCAAATGAGAGCTCCAATGAATCATGCTGAGGTTGAGTTGGTTTTTGATAATCGTGATCACCAACTTGCTTCTGATAATGATGAAGTGGTCGTAACGAGAAAGATTTTGCGTAACGGCGAAAGTGATTATCTTTTAAATCATCATCCAGTAAGATTGAAAGATGTTAGGACACTGTTTATTGAATCAGGGATGTCATCTGATAGTTTGGGAATAATTTCTCAGGGGAAGGTCGATGAAATTCTTAATTCTAAGCCACAACAGCGTCGAGGAATTTTTGAAGAGGCTGCCGGTGTCCTTCATTTTAAGCAGCAAAAAGAAATTGCACTCAAGCAATTAGACAAAACTAATGCCAATCTAATTAGAATTAATGATTTGGTTAAAGAATTGGAAGGTAGAATCGAGCCTTTACATGAACAGAGTTCTTTAGCAAAAGAATATAAATTTCAAAAAGAACAGCTTGATCATAAGTTAAAACAACTTTTGGGCTTGGAGATTGAAAGTTTAAATGAAGAGAAGAAGGCGGTCGCTAAGAAGGCGGCAGTAAATCAAGGGATTTTAAATAAGCTTGATGACGAGGTTAAACAATCCCAAGCTGATTTAGAAGAAAAACGTAAGCAATCAAATGAGCGCCATGCTGAAAAAGATGAAAAGCAGCAAGAATTATTATCTTTAACGCAAAAAATTGCAGCTCTGACTACTGATCTTCAAATGCATCAACAATCTCGAGAATATGATGTCGCTACTCAAAAAGAATACAGTGCACAATCTGAAGAACTAAAAGAGCGAAGAAAACGTTTGTTAGATCAGCTTGCAGCTAATGAGAAAGATCTAAACAGTCAAAATCAAGTCCTTGCTAATTTTGTAAAGAAACAAAAGAATTTAAAGCAGGAACTTAAGCAAGGTCCTGAACAATTAAATAATCAATTAGAGCAAGTTCGATCTGATTATATTCAAACTTTGCAGGATCAAACGAGTAATAATAACGAGATTGTCTATTTAAAAAATGAGCTAACTCGTAGTAAAAAATCAAATGATAATCGCCAGCAAGAAGTTGAAGAACAATTAGATGAAGCTCAAAAAGTTCTTACCCAGTTAAAAAAACAAGGGCAAGACCTTGTTTTAAAGAGAAAACAACTAAATGAAACTATTGCGACTCTTGATAGAAAAATTGCTGAGGAGAGTAAGCTTAAGGATCAAAGTGAACAAGCTTACTTAAAGGTTAAAAATGATTTACAACAACTTTCTGCACAAGTAAAAGGCCTAAAGAAAATTAGAAATAGACATGAAGGATACTATTATGGGGTTAAATATGTTTTAAACCATCAAAGTGATTTTCATGGAATTGTAGGGGTTATTGGGGAGTTAATTTCTTTTCCAGCTGAATTAGAAGCCGCTTTGTCAACAGCTTTAGGTGGTGGCGTTCAAGACTTAGTTACTATTGACCAAAGTAGTGCTAGGGATGCCATTAATTTGTTGAAGCAAACTCGTACAGGTAGGGCTACCTTTTTACCTCTAGATGGATTACGTCATAATGAGATTGCTGCCTCCACTTTAAACTCCTTACAAAGTATTGAGGGATTTAAAGGTGTGGCAGCAGACTTAGTAACATCAAAAACTGAGACTGATATTTCTAATGCTATTTCTTACCTTTTAGGGAATGTTTTAGTGGTAGATACTATTGATACGGCTTTGCGTGTTCAACGCAGAATTGGACGATATTATCGAATTGTGACGCTGGACGGAGATATTATTAGTCCTGGGGGAAGTATGACTGGTGGGACTAGAAATACAAGAAATAATTCCCCTCTGGCAACAAATGCTGAGATTGATAAATTAACATTACAAATTAAGACGGGGAAGGTAGAATTTACTAAACTACAAACAGCCCTAAACGAACTAGATAAAAAATTAACCGAGTTACAAACTGAGCTAGAAGCTAAAAATACTGATTTAACTGCCCTAAATCAAAAAATCAGTGAGCAAGCTATTAAGTATGAAAATGAAGAAAAAGAAGTTCAAAGGCTGACTCAGTTAAATGATTTACAGCAAAAGGCCCAACTTGAGAAGAAGCAAGAAGAAGCAGAACTTACTAGTCGTCTTGAAAAAGAGCAGGCTAAAAAGAAAGAACTTGAAGAAGTTGCTCAAACACAACGAGCAAAAATGGATCAATTAAAGACTGATTTGACCGATTTTGATGAAGCTTATCAAAAATTACAGGCAGAATTAAGTAACTTAAATTCCGACTTGGCCGTAGTAAAGAATAAATTGGAAAATATTACTACTAAGAAATCTGAATTGGAAGAACAGCTTGAAAATACCAATTCCAGACTTAAGGATATTGAGGAAAAAATTAAAGCTTTGTCATTGTCTCAAAATGGACAAAGTGAGTCAGAAATTGAAGATCAAGTTGCTAAGCTAAGTAAGCAGAAAAAACAAATGCAAGAGGCTTTAGCTGAAATAAATAAAGATTTAGGTAAATTTGATGCTCAAATAAATAATCTTGATCAAGTTGCTACAAGAAATTATAATTTGCGTAAAAATACTGCTGCGGAGCAAGAAGAGTATTCTGCAAGGCTAGGAGAACTTAAGTCCCAAATTAATCAAAAACTTGGTATTTTAAGTGAAGAATATTCCTTAACTTTTGAAGCAGCTTTGCAATTATCTGAGGGACAAAATACAACAGATTTGCGTAAGAAATTGGAACGTGAAGTTCATCTACATAAAATGTCTTTAGCAGATATTGGTGAGGTTAACTTGAACTCTATTGAAGAGTATGAAGATGTTAAAACGCGTTATGATTTCTTAAATGGACAACAGAATGACTTGCTAAAGGCTAGAAAAGATATTGAAGAATCAATGTCTAAACTAGATGATGAGGTAAAGAGTAGGTTTAGTGCAACCTTCCACCAGATAGAAAGAAGCTTTGCAAAGATTTTTCCAATTATGTTTGATGGTGGTCATGCTAGATTAGAGTTAACTGATCCAAAGAACTTACTTGAAACTGGAATTGAAATTATTGCGCAGCCACCTGGTAAGAAGTCCCAGAAGTTAACGCTTCTTTCTGGTGGGGAAAGGGCATTAACTGCAATTACTTTATTGTTTGCAATGCTTCAAGTTAACCCCGTACCATTCTGTATTCTAGACGAGGTAGAAGCAGCTTTAGATGAAACAAACGTTGCTCGTTTTGCTCAGTTTTTGAATCATTATGATATGAAAACTCAATTTATTGTTATTACACACCGTCGTGGAACTATGCAGAAAGCAGATAATTTGTATGGAATCGTAATGCAAGAATCAGGTATTTCAAAAGTGTTATCTGTATCGTTAAATGAAATTAAGAAAGAAGTGAATTAGTAGTGGGATTATTTGATAAAATCAAGAAATCGCTCTTTGGTCATAAAGATGAAGAACAAGAAGAAATTAAAAAAGAACTAACTGAAAATTCAAATGAAGAACTTCAAGAGCCTGAACAAACCAATGAAGCTGAAGATATTCAAAAAAATAAAGAGGTTGTAGAGCCTAAGTCGGAACCTTCTGAAGATGAACATGAAGAAGAAAATGAGGAAGTTGAGGAAACTCCAGGTTGGAGTGATGCTGGAACTGCTTTTGAAGAGAAACAGGATGAAGTTGAAAAAGCTGAAGAGGAGACTGAAGAAACTGAATCTCCTGAAGAGAGCTCTGAAGAAGGAGCTACAGAAGATGAACAGGAAAGATATGACAAAGGGTTAGAAAAAACCAATCATTCTTTCGGAGCACGCCTAAATGCATTTTTTGCTAAATTTAGAACAGTCGATGAAAACTTTTTTGATGATCTTGAAGATTTATTAATTGAATCTGACGTTGGTTTTGAAACTGCTGAAGAATTAACTGATTCTTTAAGGGATGAAGCCAAGCTTCAAAATGCAAAAAGTCATGATGCCTTAAAGCAAGTGATAGTTGAAAAATTAGTTGATATTTATGATAAAGGTGGCGAAGGTGAAGATTCTAAATTAGCCGATGATCCTTCTGCAAAGTCTAATGTTTATCTTTTTGTTGGCGTTAATGGAGCTGGAAAAACAACAACAATTGGTAAATTAGCTAAGCGAATTAAAGACTCGGGCAAGTCTGTCATGATGGTAGCGGCCGATACTTTTAGAGCCGGTGCTGTAGAGCAATTGGTAGAATGGGGTCGACGTGATGGCGTTGAAGTAATCACTGGTCCTGAAAAAGCTGATCCGGCTTCTGTAGTTTATGATGGTGTTAAAAAAGCAAAAGAGAGAGGAATTGATTTCTTATTAGTTGATACAGCAGGTCGTCTTCAAAATAAGGTCAATTTAATGAGCGAGCTTGATAAAATTAAGCGAACAATAAAGAAGATCTTACCCGATCAACCAAATGAGGTTCTTTTAGTCCTTGATGGCTCAACAGGTCAAAATGCATTACTACAAGCAAAAGACTTTGATAAAACTACTAAACTTACAGGTTTAGTTTTAACTAAGCTTGATGGCTCATCTAAGGGTGGAGTAGTATTAGCAATTAGAAATGAAATGGATTTACCGGTTAAATTAGTTGGCCTTGGAGAAAAAGTTGATGATTTGGCAAACTTTGATGCAGAAAAATTTGCAATCGGGCTCTTCCAAGGATTAATCTAATAATAGGCAAAGTTACAAGTAATATATAAGGAGTAAATAATGAAGCATTTAAGTGCATGTACAACTATTTTAGTTGGAAAAAAAGCATCAATTGATGGATCAGTAATGATTTCACGTAATGACGATACTGCAGGTGCAATTACGCCACAAAAGTTTATTATTGAGCCAGCTGTTCATGGTGAAAAGGGACGTAAAATTAAATCTTGGCTTAATAAGTTTGAAATGGAGCTTCCTGAAGATGCTCAAAGAGTTCCAGCAGTTCCAAATGTTGACTATAAAAAGTTAGGTTATTATGACGAAAGTGGTATCAACCAAAAGAATGTTGCTATGTCATGTACTGAATCAACTTATGGTAACGAAAGAACGTTAGCATTTGATCCATTAGTTAAAGATGGTTTAGATGAAGATTGTATGCAGACTGTAGTTTTGCCATATATTGATTCCGCAAGAGATGGTGTAAAACGTCTTGGTTCCTTAATTAAAAAGTATGGTTCACCTGCTGGAAACTCAGTTCTATTTGGTGACAAAGATGAAGTATGGTATATGGAAATTGTCACGGGACACCACTGGGTTGCTCAACGTATTCCAGATGATTGTTATGCAGCAACTGGTAACCGTGTTGCTATTCAACAAGTTAACTTTGATGATCCAGATAACTTTATGTGGAGTGAAGGAATTCAAGAATTCGTTGAAGAACACCACTTGAATCCTGACCATGAAGGTTGGAATTTCCACCACATTTTTGGAACTTATACTGAACAAGATCGTCACTACAACACTAGTCGTCAATGGTATATCCAAAAACTTTTCAACCCAGAAATTGAACAGGATCCTGAAGACCCAGATATTCCTTTCATTAGAAAAGCTTCTAAGAAATTAGCTAAGGAAGATATTGAATTTGCACTTGGTTCTCATTATCAAGATACTCCATTTGATCCATTTGGTCATGGAACTGAGGAAGAGAAGCATCGTTATCGTCCAATTGGTTTAAATAGAACTCAAAACTCCCATATTTTGCAAATTAGAAGTGATGTTCCTGAAGAAATGGCGGGTATTATGTGGTTATGTATTGGTGGACCAACATTTACACCATATATCCCATTCTTTGCTAATATGAACGAAACTGATCCATCATTTAACAATACGTCAATGACCTATAATAAAGACGATGCATGGTGGTACTACAAATCTTTGGCTGCCTTAGTTGAAAGTCACTATCCTCAATTTGTTCAACTTGATACTAAATATCTTGAAGAATTGAATAGATATTACCGTGGTAGAGTTGAAGAAATTATTGAAAATGCTAAAGATTTAAGCGGTGAAGAATTAACCGACTACTTAACTCGTGAAAATCAAAAGACTGTTGCTCATACTAAGAAAGATAGTGAAGAATTAATGGGTCAAATGTTTACTGATGCAATTAAGATGTCTAAGTTAACATTTAAGATGGATCCAAATCTTTAATTTGAAACTATGTTTCATTAAGAAAAGTCTGGGAAAAAGATAATTTTATGCTTTACTCAAAATCAAGCTCCTATTAAATTGAGGTTAACACCAATTGATTTAAGGCTCTTTTGCAAATCCTGTTGATGGATAATTTTAAGAAGGAATTAAGCAGCTAAGAAATTGATATGAACCCAAAAATTAGGACATATTATTAAACTGTTTGATTTAAAACCATATTTCGATATTGAATCGGAGTATGGTTTTTTATTGAGCTCTTAATTCTAAAATTATTATAGTAATAAATATACTCTTTGATTGCATCTTCTAGTTCATCTAAATTCTTAAAATTTTTTTCAAAGCCATACCACATTTCTCGCTTTAAGATACCAAAAAATCCTTCCATTAATCCATCATCTAATGAATTACCTTTTCTAGACATTGATTGCTCAATACCATGATCTGTAAGCCATTTTTGAAAGGTAGAATGTTGATATTGCCATCCTTGATCAGTGTGAAAAATAAGACCATTTAGAGCGGGATGAGCTTTATAAGCTAGGTCAAGCATGGTCATTACTTGTTCTAAAACTGGACGACGACTTAATGTATAAGAAATTATCTCATGGGTACACCCATCCATAATTGGTGATAAATATAATTTTTCGCCGTTTAAATGAAACTCAGTTATATCTGAATACCACTTTCTATCTGGTAAAATGGCTAAAAAATTGCGACAGATCAAATTAGGTTTGATTTCACCTACAGTTCCTCGATAACTTGAATATCTTTTTCTACGTCTAATGGCAATACCAAATAAATGCATCTTTTTCATCAGACGCTTTACTTTCTTATGATTGATTTTAATTCCTTCAATGTGCAATTGAGCTGTAATTCTTCTATAGCCGTAGCGATGTTTATGTTCCTCAAATATTTCTTTGATACGTTTCATGATCTGATGATTTTTTGAATCTTTATCATTTTGTTTTAGAACATAGTAATAATTACTTTTAGATAAGTGAGGTAAATCAGGATTAGAATTGATTACATTTAATATGAAACTGACGGTTACATGAAGTTCTTGCCTTAGTTCAGTAACCACCTGAGCTATTTCTGGTGCTTTTGGTTTTTTCTTTTGGAAACTAAGGCGCTCAATTTTTTTACAAATTCGTTTTCGACAGTAAGCTTGAGATTCTCTTGTTTTAAGTCTTTTACTTGTTTTTGTAGTTCTTTGATTTGTTGGTCTTTGCTTTTCATGATGTGGTCTGCCTTTCTTATGATTAATGACATTATACCCATCCTCTTTATATTTGCGAAGCCAATTATAGATCATACCTGAGCTTGGCAATCCTAAGTCTAATGAAACTTGATTCGCTGGTTCATCGTTAATCAATATTCTTTTAATGGCAGTTTTCTTAAATTCTACTGAATAAGAAGAATATGATTTATTCAAAATTTCTAAGCCGTGAAGGTCTATTAGACGGATTAAATAATATAAATTGTCAGGTCTTACTCCATATTCTCTACCTAGTTGAGATAGTGACTTATGATAATGCTTCCAATTATTGTAGATGTCAATTTTGTCTTGCTTAGATAATTTAGACATAATAAAAACCTCGAAATTCTTGTCCGAATTTCGGGGTTCATATCAAAAATGAAGATAGGGACAGATTTGTATACATGTATCGACAATAATTATAGGAAAATTGTAAATAATTTTCCTATAATTATTTAAACTGTTATATAATTTAGTAAGAACCTTAAAGCTGTTTTAATATTTAGGAGGACAGGTATATGTCTAAGCGTAATTTTAAAGAACGGATTCGTAAAATGGAGGATAGACAAGATAGATTTTCTATTAGAAAATTTTCTATAGGAACAGTCTCAGTCTTAATTGGATCATTTATTTTTGGAATACAGTCAATTCAAGTAGTTCATGCGGATACTGTTACAGATAGTAATTCAACAGTTGTAACTCAAAAAGAAAATTTACAACCTAAAAAAGAGATAGAAAATGAAGCTAGAGGCAATTCCTCTACTTCTGTTCAATCATCTCAATTAAATAAGAAAGTGGGGGGGGGGAGCGACCTCGCTAAAGACCCACAAGTAGAATCTGTAAATAATAGTTTTGTGAAAACTGATAACAAAGATTCTAAAGAAGAGAAAAGTTCTTCTTTAGACAATAAGGTTTTGCAAGTATCAAGTAATGTAGAAAGTCAGAATCAAGGAAATCCTTATCAGATTAATGGATCTAATGATGAAGTAAACAATCAAAATAAATTAAAGGTTCAGCCTCAAAGTTTTACTGAATCAACAGATACACCAACTACTCCATCAGATAGTTCTGGTGTAACGATTACTGATGATGCGCATTACCCTAATACCAATGGTATTGTTCCGGCAAATCAATATATTTTTGATCAGTTTACTTTAACTAATGGTTATACACCTTTAAATATGGTAATTACACTGGCTACTGATAGAAATAATCCCGGAGGAAATCTAAACTATTACATTACCAATAGGGACTATTCACAAGTATATGCTAGCAATACAATAAGCGTGGGACAAAGGGCGACTTATTCAGGGAGTGGACCATATCCAAATTCTAATTTGACAATATACAACTTTGGTCCGGATGGAATTAGCATTAATGAAAATAATTATAACTTTAAATTAGCCTTTACATTTGGGTATGGAAAGTATGATTCTATAGTTAATTCGAATAATTCCAACCCTGTGGCAAATGCATGGGGAGATACAACTCCAAGTAAAGCAACTCAGACTATTAGTTACATTGATGCAGAAACTGGTGAGCCAATGCCCGATACAACAAGTATCACTAGTAGTGGCTTAACAGGACAAACATACCAAATAGACCCTAGAGCAGAAAAAATTATTAAGGGATACTATTTAGTTAATAAAGAGAGAGATCATGGCGTAATCTCACAATATAAAAATGGCGGAACTTATACTAATGAGTGGGTTTCTTTAAATGGACAATTTGTAAAAGAAGTATGGCATCAAATTAATTCCAGTGGTGTTATGCAAGCTAGCATTTATATCAATAATGTCCAACAATATGATCCTAATAATCCTCGGGGAATCGTG
Protein-coding regions in this window:
- the rnc gene encoding ribonuclease III, with the protein product MVSVAFKQNLKKKYGIKFNNEKLLEDAFTHSSYANEHPGRTDYEKLEFLGDAVLELAVSDYLYRHFPRLNEGKLTRMRSNIVRTEGFSEFAIECGFPEEINLGKGEEKAGARKRKTLLEDVFEAFNGALFLDQGMLAVQHFLHLTVYPLIAEGDFNASRDYKTELQERLQVNGPVKIEYQVIDEDESKPSFKVQLLVNGEKVSEGQGRNKKAAEQQAAQAALDKNK
- the smc gene encoding chromosome segregation protein SMC; its protein translation is MPLQQLVLNGFKSFADKTTIRFNNGITGIVGPNGSGKSNITEAIRWVMGEGSAKSLRGENMKDVIFAGSQMRAPMNHAEVELVFDNRDHQLASDNDEVVVTRKILRNGESDYLLNHHPVRLKDVRTLFIESGMSSDSLGIISQGKVDEILNSKPQQRRGIFEEAAGVLHFKQQKEIALKQLDKTNANLIRINDLVKELEGRIEPLHEQSSLAKEYKFQKEQLDHKLKQLLGLEIESLNEEKKAVAKKAAVNQGILNKLDDEVKQSQADLEEKRKQSNERHAEKDEKQQELLSLTQKIAALTTDLQMHQQSREYDVATQKEYSAQSEELKERRKRLLDQLAANEKDLNSQNQVLANFVKKQKNLKQELKQGPEQLNNQLEQVRSDYIQTLQDQTSNNNEIVYLKNELTRSKKSNDNRQQEVEEQLDEAQKVLTQLKKQGQDLVLKRKQLNETIATLDRKIAEESKLKDQSEQAYLKVKNDLQQLSAQVKGLKKIRNRHEGYYYGVKYVLNHQSDFHGIVGVIGELISFPAELEAALSTALGGGVQDLVTIDQSSARDAINLLKQTRTGRATFLPLDGLRHNEIAASTLNSLQSIEGFKGVAADLVTSKTETDISNAISYLLGNVLVVDTIDTALRVQRRIGRYYRIVTLDGDIISPGGSMTGGTRNTRNNSPLATNAEIDKLTLQIKTGKVEFTKLQTALNELDKKLTELQTELEAKNTDLTALNQKISEQAIKYENEEKEVQRLTQLNDLQQKAQLEKKQEEAELTSRLEKEQAKKKELEEVAQTQRAKMDQLKTDLTDFDEAYQKLQAELSNLNSDLAVVKNKLENITTKKSELEEQLENTNSRLKDIEEKIKALSLSQNGQSESEIEDQVAKLSKQKKQMQEALAEINKDLGKFDAQINNLDQVATRNYNLRKNTAAEQEEYSARLGELKSQINQKLGILSEEYSLTFEAALQLSEGQNTTDLRKKLEREVHLHKMSLADIGEVNLNSIEEYEDVKTRYDFLNGQQNDLLKARKDIEESMSKLDDEVKSRFSATFHQIERSFAKIFPIMFDGGHARLELTDPKNLLETGIEIIAQPPGKKSQKLTLLSGGERALTAITLLFAMLQVNPVPFCILDEVEAALDETNVARFAQFLNHYDMKTQFIVITHRRGTMQKADNLYGIVMQESGISKVLSVSLNEIKKEVN
- the ftsY gene encoding signal recognition particle-docking protein FtsY — encoded protein: MGLFDKIKKSLFGHKDEEQEEIKKELTENSNEELQEPEQTNEAEDIQKNKEVVEPKSEPSEDEHEEENEEVEETPGWSDAGTAFEEKQDEVEKAEEETEETESPEESSEEGATEDEQERYDKGLEKTNHSFGARLNAFFAKFRTVDENFFDDLEDLLIESDVGFETAEELTDSLRDEAKLQNAKSHDALKQVIVEKLVDIYDKGGEGEDSKLADDPSAKSNVYLFVGVNGAGKTTTIGKLAKRIKDSGKSVMMVAADTFRAGAVEQLVEWGRRDGVEVITGPEKADPASVVYDGVKKAKERGIDFLLVDTAGRLQNKVNLMSELDKIKRTIKKILPDQPNEVLLVLDGSTGQNALLQAKDFDKTTKLTGLVLTKLDGSSKGGVVLAIRNEMDLPVKLVGLGEKVDDLANFDAEKFAIGLFQGLI
- a CDS encoding C69 family dipeptidase — its product is MKHLSACTTILVGKKASIDGSVMISRNDDTAGAITPQKFIIEPAVHGEKGRKIKSWLNKFEMELPEDAQRVPAVPNVDYKKLGYYDESGINQKNVAMSCTESTYGNERTLAFDPLVKDGLDEDCMQTVVLPYIDSARDGVKRLGSLIKKYGSPAGNSVLFGDKDEVWYMEIVTGHHWVAQRIPDDCYAATGNRVAIQQVNFDDPDNFMWSEGIQEFVEEHHLNPDHEGWNFHHIFGTYTEQDRHYNTSRQWYIQKLFNPEIEQDPEDPDIPFIRKASKKLAKEDIEFALGSHYQDTPFDPFGHGTEEEKHRYRPIGLNRTQNSHILQIRSDVPEEMAGIMWLCIGGPTFTPYIPFFANMNETDPSFNNTSMTYNKDDAWWYYKSLAALVESHYPQFVQLDTKYLEELNRYYRGRVEEIIENAKDLSGEELTDYLTRENQKTVAHTKKDSEELMGQMFTDAIKMSKLTFKMDPNL
- a CDS encoding IS3 family transposase, whose protein sequence is MSKLSKQDKIDIYNNWKHYHKSLSQLGREYGVRPDNLYYLIRLIDLHGLEILNKSYSSYSVEFKKTAIKRILINDEPANQVSLDLGLPSSGMIYNWLRKYKEDGYNVINHKKGRPHHEKQRPTNQRTTKTSKRLKTRESQAYCRKRICKKIERLSFQKKKPKAPEIAQVVTELRQELHVTVSFILNVINSNPDLPHLSKSNYYYVLKQNDKDSKNHQIMKRIKEIFEEHKHRYGYRRITAQLHIEGIKINHKKVKRLMKKMHLFGIAIRRRKRYSSYRGTVGEIKPNLICRNFLAILPDRKWYSDITEFHLNGEKLYLSPIMDGCTHEIISYTLSRRPVLEQVMTMLDLAYKAHPALNGLIFHTDQGWQYQHSTFQKWLTDHGIEQSMSRKGNSLDDGLMEGFFGILKREMWYGFEKNFKNLDELEDAIKEYIYYYNNFRIKSSIKNHTPIQYRNMVLNQTV